The genomic stretch ATCCACCTTTTACTTTTTTCATTCCATTTTCATCAACATCTTTTACAACACCTTTATTAGCAAATGTTAATGCAACATTGTATCCATCAACAATAGGAGCATCCCATCTTGCACCGAAGTAGTAATCTTTAATGTTTAAAGCTTCTGATGCATCTGGAGTATATTTATAAACATCTCCTTTTACTCCACCAAATACAGCTATTTGAGCATCCTTGTATAAAGTGTGTCCTAATTTTAAACTAGTAAATGCTTTAGCTTCAGCAGGTTTTCCACTATTTTTGAATGAATTTGCTTTTAAGTCAAAATCATTTTTAGCTTCTGCTTTTACTTCTGCATCTAAGTAACCATGATAATCTTGGTACTTTCCTTCAGCAAAAGTAGCTACTGTACTTAAAGCTAAAACTCCTAACAATAATTTGTTCATTTCTATTCCTCCTAATATATTATACATTTTATATATTTTCAGTAGTATTATACCCTATTTTAATATGATTGTCAATTATTTTAATAGAATTTATGCCCAATTTCCTTTATCAAAAACTTTAATTTCAGTACCATCTTCTAATACACCTATAATTTCTAAAGTTTCATCTCCTATCATAAAGTCAACATGCACAAGACTAGTATTTGAGCCAGCCTTTGATAATTCTTCTTCATTCATGCTTGTTCCACCTTCAAGACAAGTTGGATAAGCTTCACCTAATGCTATGTGACAAGATGCATTTTCATCATATAAAGTTTCATAAAACATTATATTTGTATTTGAAATAGGTGAATCATATGGAACAAGAGCTACTTCTCCTAATCTTCTTGATCCTTCATCTGTTTCTAAAAGTGTTTTTAAAATTTCTTTACCTTTTTTAGCATCAAATCCAACAGCTGCTCCATCTTTAAAATCTATGTAGAATTCATCTATTACATTTGAGTTATAGTTTAAAGGCTTTGTTGAATATACTCTTCCATTTACTCCATTTTTATGAGGTAATGTATAAACTTCTTCAGTAGGCATATTAGCTGTAAATTCTACACCTTTAGAATTTTTTGCTCCAGCTGCTTTCCATATATGTCCTTTTGGTAACTCTATAGTTAAATCAGTTCCTTTTTCTGTCTTATATTTTAAATATTTAAATTTATAATCATTTAATTTATTTGCTCTAGTTTGTAAGTTTTCTATATGTTTATACCAACCATCTATAGTATCTTCTCCAGTTATACGAGTTACATAGAATAATGTGTCCCATAATTTTTCAACTGCTTTTTCATCATCAAGATTTGGGAACATTAAATTAGCCCATTTTTTAGTTGGTGCTCCTACTACTACCCATGAATTTCTATCATTCATCAAACTTTGAGAGAAAAACTTAAGTGATTTAGATCTTGCTATAGATGAAATCTTAATTTTTTCAGCTTCTATTCCTTCTAAATTATTAGGATCAGATCCTATTAAAGATATAAAGACTGCATTTCTTTCTACAGCATCTTTATATTGATCTTTAAACCATTCTCTAACATCTTCTAATGTTTCAGAAGTTACATTTTCAAATCTAAGTCTTGTTAATCTATCATCATTCCATATAACTTGAACATCTGATGCTCCTACCTTATATGCTTGTTCTGCAAGTTCATATACAAATTCTCTAGATTCTGTTACAGATCTAATAACCACTAGTTGTCCTTTTTGAACATTTGCTCCTATTTTTACAATAGCTTCTGCATATTTTGATAACATATATTTGAAATCCATTTTATCACCCTTTCTTTAATTAGCTATTAGTACACTGAGTACTTCTTTAAATTCTAGTTTTGTATTTTCTGGTAATTCTTCAGTTAAAAGCAGATTTATTGCCTCTATTCCATCTTTTAATTCTTGTTTACAAACTGTATATATTCTTTCTTCTACACTATTTAATTCATT from Pseudostreptobacillus hongkongensis encodes the following:
- a CDS encoding aminopeptidase, encoding MDFKYMLSKYAEAIVKIGANVQKGQLVVIRSVTESREFVYELAEQAYKVGASDVQVIWNDDRLTRLRFENVTSETLEDVREWFKDQYKDAVERNAVFISLIGSDPNNLEGIEAEKIKISSIARSKSLKFFSQSLMNDRNSWVVVGAPTKKWANLMFPNLDDEKAVEKLWDTLFYVTRITGEDTIDGWYKHIENLQTRANKLNDYKFKYLKYKTEKGTDLTIELPKGHIWKAAGAKNSKGVEFTANMPTEEVYTLPHKNGVNGRVYSTKPLNYNSNVIDEFYIDFKDGAAVGFDAKKGKEILKTLLETDEGSRRLGEVALVPYDSPISNTNIMFYETLYDENASCHIALGEAYPTCLEGGTSMNEEELSKAGSNTSLVHVDFMIGDETLEIIGVLEDGTEIKVFDKGNWA